GTCGTTCACCCACTCCACGCCCCCGAGCACGCGCACGCTCTCCAGGCGGTGGGGAAGCCCGGGGTAGCTGTCCAGCCCGGCCTGCACGCCCTCGTGGGACACGCCGGCCAGCCGCGCCAGCAGCGCCGCCGCCATGGCGTTCTGCGCGTTGTGGCCCCCGCGCAGCGCGCGGTTGGTGAGGGTGAAGGACTCGCCCGCCTCCCCCACTCCCGTGAAGCCGAAACCCCCGGGACGCGCCACCGCCAGGCCCGCGAGCACCGGCGCGGACGCCACGGGACGCCCCGTGAGGCTGAAGCCGTAGACGGGCACCCGCGCCGCCTCGGCCAGCCGCATCACGTCCGCGTCGTCCGCGTTCACCACGGCGAAGTCACCGGACGCCTGGTTCTTGAAGATGCGCGCCTTGGCCGCGCCATAGGCCGCGTGGTCCGCGTACCGGTCGATGTGGTCCGGCGTGAGGTTGAGGATGGCGGAGCCCTGGGGCCGCAGGGTGTCGATGCCCTCGAGCTGGAAGCTCGACAGCTCCACCACCAGCGCGTCCCAGTCACCGGGGGACAGGGCGGCCTCGCTCAGCGGACGCCCGAGGTTGCCGCCCACGAAGGTGCGCCGGCCACCGCGCGCGAAGAGCTCGCCGGTGAGCGCCGTGGTGGTGCTCTTGCCGTTGGTGCCGGTGATGCCGAGCAGCGGCACGTGCGGGAGGAAGCGCGAGGCCAGCTCGACCTCGCCCCACACGGGCACCCCGGCGGCGCGCACCGCCTGGAGCTCCGGCAGGGCCAGGGGCACGCCCGGGCTCACCACCACCAACCGCTGCGACTCCAGGAGGCCCGGCGGCGGAGGGCTCGTGACGAGCGTGACGCCCTGGGCCTCAAGCTCGCGCGCCGTGTCCCCCAGCGCCTGCGCGCCGCGTGCATCCAGCGCCGTCACCCGCGCGCCCAAGCGCGTCAACAACCGGATGGCCGCCAGCCCACTCTTGGCCAGCCCGTACACGACTACCTTCGCGTCCTTCAGGTCGGGCGTCATGCGCGCCACTCCCTCCACGGCCTACCGCAACTTGATGGACAACAGGGCCACGCCGCCGCAGAGGATGGCGACGATCCAGAAGCGCACGATGATCTTCGGCTCGGCCATGCCCTTGAGCTCGAAGTGGTGGTGCACGGGCGCCATCTTGAAGACGCGCTTGCCGGTGAGCTTGAAGGACGTCACCTGGATCATCACGCTGAGGATCTCCGCGAAGAAGACCCCGTGGATGATGGCGGAGACGACTTCGTTCTTCGACAGCACCGCCAGCCCGCCGAGCGCGCCACCCAGCGCGAGCGAGCCGATGTCGCCCATGAAGACGGAGGCCGGATAGGCGTTGAACCAGAGGAAGGAGATGCCCGCCCCCACGATGCTGGCGCAGAAGACGGACAGCTCCGCGCCACCGGGCACCTCGGGCACGCCGAGGTAGCGCCACAGGGGCTGCGCCACCAGCCGCGCCACGCCGTCCACCGTCTCCACGTTGGACAGGCGGATGGAGGAGCCCGCCACGTAGCAGAGCACCGCGAAGGTGCTGGCCGCGATGATGGTGGGCATGATGGCCAGGCCGTCCAGGCCGTCGGTGATGTTGACGGCGTTGGAGGTGCCCACCACCACGACCCAGGCGAACACCACGTAGAACCAGCCGAAGTCCGGATTGAAGCGGTGCGTGGGCACGAAGGGCAGCGTGAGCTTCGTGTCGATGAGCAGCGTGGGCCCGGAGAAGGAGCCATCCGGCCCCGTCCACGAGCACATGAGGCCGAAGATGGCGATGAAGTAGAACACCGTCTGCAGCACCATCTTGTAGCGGCCCGCGAGCCCCTTGGAGTTGCGCTTGCTCAGCTTGAGCCAGTCGTCCAGGAAGCCGATGAAGCCGTAGCCGAGCGTGAGCACCAGCGCCGCCCACACCGCGTGGCTGCGCAGATCCGCGAAGACGAAGGTGCCCACCGCGATGCACAGGAGGATGAGCGCGCCGCCCATGGTGGGCGTGCCCTTCTTCTTCTGGTGCGTGTCCGGCGTGTCCTCGCGCACGTTGCTCTGCCCGTGCTGCTTGAGCCGCAGCGCGGCGATGAGCCGCGGGCCCACGAACATGCCCAAGAGCAGCGAGGCCACCCCCGCCGCGACGATGCGGAAGGTGGGGTAGCGCAGGAAGTTGAGCAGGCGCCCGGCGTCCGTGTCCTTGAGCCACTCGTAGAGAAGGATGAGCACTTCAGTGGCCTCCCGCCGTCACGGAAGCACCCGTGAGACCCGCCACCACGCGCTCCAAGCGCATGCCACGGCTCGCCTTGACCAACACCACGTCTCCTGACTTGAGCCTCGGCTGGAGCCAGGCCAACAGGGGCTCCACCTCGGTGAAATGCGCCGCGGCCTCGCCCAGGCCCGCGGCCTCCAGGCCCTGGCTCGAGCGCGGTCCGAAGAACGCCACCAGTTCGGCCTTGCCGCCCACGAGCGCGCCCAGGCGCGTGTGCTCCTCGCCCTCGCCCGGCCCCAGCTCCAACATGTCGCCGAGCACCGCCACCGCCCGTCCACCCGGCGCCACCAGCGAGCGCAGCGTGTCCAGCGCGGCCGCCATGGACGCGGGGTTGGCGTTGTAGCAGTCGTCCACCACGGTGATGCCGTGGGGCGCGTCCACCACGTTGAGCCGGCGCGCGTAGGGCCGCGCGGACTCCAGCCCCTTCACGCACTCCTCCGGCGAGTAGCCCAGCGCCACCGCCAGCGCGAAGGCGCCCGTGGCGTTGAGCGCGTTGTGCTCGCCCACGAACCCCAGCCGGACCGACCAGTCCCGGCCCTGGTAGCGCACCGTGAGCGTCAACCCCTCACGGCCGCGCGACTCCACCGCCACCAGCCGCACCTGCGCGTCCGCGTGCCGGCCAAACGTGAGCGTCTTCGCCTGGCCGCGCGCCGCCTGGGCGGGAATGAGCGCGTCATCCAGGTTCACCACGGCGATGGAGGTGGGCGGCAGCTCGCGGAACATCTCGCCCTCCGCCTCGGCCACGCCCTCCAGGCTGCCCAGCCCCTCCAGGTGCTCGGGCTGCACCACGGTGAGCAGGGCCGCGTCGGGCCGGGCCACGCGCGTCAGCCGCGTCATCTCGCCCGGCTGGTTCATCCCCAGCTCCACCACCGCCGCCACGTGCTCGGGCGTCAGGCGCAGGAGCGTGAGGGGCACGCCAATCTCGTTGTTGAGGTTGCCCTCCGTCTTCAGCGCGGGGCCGCGCGTGGACAGGATGGCGCCCACCATCTCCTTGGTGGTCGTCTTCCCGTTGGAGCCCCCCACGGCCCCCACGGGAATCCGGAAGCGCTCGCGGTGCGCGTGCCCCAGGGCACCGAGCGCCGCCAGCGTGTCCTCCACCTCGTACAGGGGGAAGCCCTCGGGAAGCGCGGGCAGCGCCCGGCCCCGCTTCACCACCGCCCCGGCCGCGCCCGCCTGGGCCGCCTGGGCGAGGAAGTCGTGCGCATCGAAGCGCTCGCCCTGGAGCGCCACGAAGAGACACCCGGGCGTGAGGGCCCGAGTGTCCGTGCAGACGGCCTGGAAGTCAGCCGCCGGCCCACCGCGCCGGGTGGCTCGCGCCACCCGCACCACCTGCTCATCCGAGAATCGTACGGCCATAAGGGGAGGCTCTCTTGTGCGGCGCTCCGTCAGGTGCGGATGGCCAGCGCCCGCGCCGCCACCTCGCGGTCATCGAAGGCGCGCTTCTCCGTGCCGATGATCTGGTACGTCTCGTGCCCCTTGCCGGCGATGAGGACCACGTCGTCCTCCTTCGCCAGGGAGATGGCCGTCTCGATGGCCGTCTTGCGATCGACCTCCACGAGGTAGCCCTTCTCACCGCTCTTGGCCTTGCCCGCGGAGATGCGGCGCAGGCCGCCCTTCTCCAGGCCCGGCGTCACCTGGGCGATGATGTCGTCGGGGTTCTCGCCACGCGGGTTGTCGCTCGTCACCACGGACAGGTCCGCGCCCTCGGCCGCGGCGGCGCCCATGAGCGGACGCTTGCCCTCGTCGCGCTCGCCCCCACAGCCGAACACCGCGATGACGCGGCCCTTGGCCATGGAGCGCGCCGCCTCCAGCGCGCGCTTGAGCGCGTCATCCGTGTGCGCGTAGTCCACCACCACCGCGGGCGCTCCGGCCTGGGGACCGTGGTTCTCCACGCGCTCCATGCGGCCGGGCACGCCCGCCATGCGCTCGATGCCGAGCTGCACGTCCTTGCGCCGCGCGAAGCCCGCGCCGAGCGCCAGACCCGCCGCCGCGAGGACGTTCTCCAGGTTGTGCGCGCCGAGCAGCCGGCTCTTCACGGGGATGTCGCCCGCGGGCGTCTTGAGCACGCCCTTGATGCCCTGGAGCGTGAAGGACACGTCCGCGGCGGAGATCTCCCCGTTGCCCTGGCGGCTGAACTTCCACGCCATGCGCTTCTGGCCGCGCAGCTCGTTGTAGATGCGCGTGGCGTAGGTGTCGTCGCCATTGACCACCGCCACGCCCCCCTGGGACAGGTTCTCCAGGAAGAGCTTGCGCTTGGCCTGGAAGTAGTCCTCGAGGTCCTTGTGGTAGTCGAGGTGGTCGCGCGTGAGGTTGGTGAAGGCGGCGGCCTTGAAGGTGAGGCCGTGCACGCGCTCCTGGATGAGGGCGTGGCTGGACACCTCCATCACCACCGTCTCGACGCCCGCGTCCACCATCTGACGCAGGATGCGGTGCAGCTCCAGGGGCTCCGGCGTGGTGTGGGCGGTGGCATGGAACTGGCCACCGACCTTGTAGCCGAGCGTGCCTATGACGCCGGTGGACGAGTAGGCCGCGGTGGCCATGGCCTCCAGGAGGAAGGTCGTCGTCGTCTTGCCGTTGGTCCCCGTGACGGCCAGCAGGGTGAGCTGGTCCGCGGGGCGGCCGTAGAAGTTGGCCGCGATGAGCGCCAGTGCCTTCCGGGCGTTGGACACCTTGAAGTAGGGCACCTGCGAGGACAGGGGCTTTTCCGACACCACCGCCACCGCCCCCCGGGAGACCGCCTCGCCCACGAACTGGGCGCCGTCCTCCTTCGCACCCGGCACCGCGACGAACAGGTCGCCCGGCTTCACCTTGCGCGAGTCCTGCGATACCCCCGTCACGTCGACCGGGGTCCGGCCGCCCGAGGTCTGCTCGGCACCACACCCTGCGAGGACATCCGTCAGCTTCATCTTTTCCCCTTCACAAATACTGCAAGCGCGACGGCTGGGTTCTGCGAGCGCGACCTCATTGCCGCGTCGCCAATTCCAGCGTCACCCGCGCACCCTTCTCCACCAGCGAACCGGCGGCGGGAGTCTGCGCTACCACGCGTCCACTACCTGACAATTGCGGCTCCAGGGCCGCGGAGAGCAGTTTCGTCACTGCCTCGCGTCCTGCCTGACCCATGACATCCGGAACGCGGACGGAGCCTGGCTCCACGTTCTCGGTGACAACCTCTTCCACCACGGGCCCCTCCGGTACCGCCTTCGCGGGGGGCTGGGCGGCCGCCACCGGCAGGGCGGTGGACGGCAGCGGCACCTCGCGCGAGGGCGGCACGGCCAGATGGGCCATGGCGGCGGTAGCGATTTCCTT
This genomic interval from Cystobacter ferrugineus contains the following:
- the murD gene encoding UDP-N-acetylmuramoyl-L-alanine--D-glutamate ligase → MTPDLKDAKVVVYGLAKSGLAAIRLLTRLGARVTALDARGAQALGDTARELEAQGVTLVTSPPPPGLLESQRLVVVSPGVPLALPELQAVRAAGVPVWGEVELASRFLPHVPLLGITGTNGKSTTTALTGELFARGGRRTFVGGNLGRPLSEAALSPGDWDALVVELSSFQLEGIDTLRPQGSAILNLTPDHIDRYADHAAYGAAKARIFKNQASGDFAVVNADDADVMRLAEAARVPVYGFSLTGRPVASAPVLAGLAVARPGGFGFTGVGEAGESFTLTNRALRGGHNAQNAMAAALLARLAGVSHEGVQAGLDSYPGLPHRLESVRVLGGVEWVNDSKATNVDSVLVALRAFTRDVLLIAGGKGKGAPYAPMVEEGRGKVKTVLTIGQDAELLARAYEGAATVHPCGTLAQAVRRARELAVPGDTVLLSPACASYDQFQNFEHRGDTFKRLVEEL
- the mraY gene encoding phospho-N-acetylmuramoyl-pentapeptide-transferase gives rise to the protein MLILLYEWLKDTDAGRLLNFLRYPTFRIVAAGVASLLLGMFVGPRLIAALRLKQHGQSNVREDTPDTHQKKKGTPTMGGALILLCIAVGTFVFADLRSHAVWAALVLTLGYGFIGFLDDWLKLSKRNSKGLAGRYKMVLQTVFYFIAIFGLMCSWTGPDGSFSGPTLLIDTKLTLPFVPTHRFNPDFGWFYVVFAWVVVVGTSNAVNITDGLDGLAIMPTIIAASTFAVLCYVAGSSIRLSNVETVDGVARLVAQPLWRYLGVPEVPGGAELSVFCASIVGAGISFLWFNAYPASVFMGDIGSLALGGALGGLAVLSKNEVVSAIIHGVFFAEILSVMIQVTSFKLTGKRVFKMAPVHHHFELKGMAEPKIIVRFWIVAILCGGVALLSIKLR
- a CDS encoding UDP-N-acetylmuramoyl-tripeptide--D-alanyl-D-alanine ligase, coding for MAVRFSDEQVVRVARATRRGGPAADFQAVCTDTRALTPGCLFVALQGERFDAHDFLAQAAQAGAAGAVVKRGRALPALPEGFPLYEVEDTLAALGALGHAHRERFRIPVGAVGGSNGKTTTKEMVGAILSTRGPALKTEGNLNNEIGVPLTLLRLTPEHVAAVVELGMNQPGEMTRLTRVARPDAALLTVVQPEHLEGLGSLEGVAEAEGEMFRELPPTSIAVVNLDDALIPAQAARGQAKTLTFGRHADAQVRLVAVESRGREGLTLTVRYQGRDWSVRLGFVGEHNALNATGAFALAVALGYSPEECVKGLESARPYARRLNVVDAPHGITVVDDCYNANPASMAAALDTLRSLVAPGGRAVAVLGDMLELGPGEGEEHTRLGALVGGKAELVAFFGPRSSQGLEAAGLGEAAAHFTEVEPLLAWLQPRLKSGDVVLVKASRGMRLERVVAGLTGASVTAGGH
- a CDS encoding UDP-N-acetylmuramoyl-L-alanyl-D-glutamate--2,6-diaminopimelate ligase; translation: MKLTDVLAGCGAEQTSGGRTPVDVTGVSQDSRKVKPGDLFVAVPGAKEDGAQFVGEAVSRGAVAVVSEKPLSSQVPYFKVSNARKALALIAANFYGRPADQLTLLAVTGTNGKTTTTFLLEAMATAAYSSTGVIGTLGYKVGGQFHATAHTTPEPLELHRILRQMVDAGVETVVMEVSSHALIQERVHGLTFKAAAFTNLTRDHLDYHKDLEDYFQAKRKLFLENLSQGGVAVVNGDDTYATRIYNELRGQKRMAWKFSRQGNGEISAADVSFTLQGIKGVLKTPAGDIPVKSRLLGAHNLENVLAAAGLALGAGFARRKDVQLGIERMAGVPGRMERVENHGPQAGAPAVVVDYAHTDDALKRALEAARSMAKGRVIAVFGCGGERDEGKRPLMGAAAAEGADLSVVTSDNPRGENPDDIIAQVTPGLEKGGLRRISAGKAKSGEKGYLVEVDRKTAIETAISLAKEDDVVLIAGKGHETYQIIGTEKRAFDDREVAARALAIRT